ttttgcagctacagaataacacagctaactcctctggatctagtagcTACAGTGACCAAAGAGAACCCCCAGCTTCAGATGCAGTCAACCTCCGAAtctcagtgccaggaggcaacttcagggggtGGCCTCTTCCTCTGTACtcttgtttgttggccctccagagtaactggtggGCCACTGTTTGAGACAGGACACTGGACCAGTGAGGGTCCCTCactggtctgatctggcagggctcttcttatgttcttacgagATAGAAAAGGAGCCTGGAGGCACCTCGAACAAGACGTATTCCAGCCTAGGTTCTTTTGAGTCAGAGCTCAAGGCATCGATGGCTTGACAGaagcttctgctggaataaattttgttattctttaaggtgtCGCTGGAGTCCTCCTTTATCCGACTGCTAGAAACtccccacagctgccacctggaatTATTCCAGTGGAAAGACAACCTAGTGTGGCCTCTTGTCTCCAAGTGTGGCCAGCCAGGTGCCTCCAGGAACAGGAATGAAGATGGCAGCCCTTCCCGATTGTGTGTCACTAGCAGCTGCTCTTCAGGTATGTTGCCCCCGTACATAGAGGTTTTAATTCGCTATTAtgataatagatccagaggagttagctgtgttagtctgtagttgcaaaacagtgaagagtccagtaacacctttaagacttaaccaactttattgtagcataagctttcgagaaccacagctctctttgtcagatgcatcagcttttgagaactacagctctctttgtcagatgcatctgacgaagagagctgtggttcttggaagcttacactacaataattgtacaatgctacaataaagttgtttagttttaaaagtgctggactcttttactattatGATAAGTAGCTATTGATAGTCCTGTTCCCCATGAACTTGTCTCATTTCCCTGAAACCACCATCTGTGGCAGTGAGTTCATTGCCGAGCTGACTCACTCCCTCGCCACTCGCTTCCAAATGTCCTTTTAACGGTCCAGAATTGGCCTCATAGGAAGTCCCTGGTGTGGCACCTCCTGGGCATGGAGAGGCAGCGAGTCCTCTGTTTTAGCAAAACATGTCGAGAGCATCCGTGGGAACCTCTTGTGGTGGCAGCGCAGCTGTTCAGTTAAACCTGCCGGCCGGTCCCTTCCAGCTGTATCCTCAGATTGCTAAACCATGCGATTGAGAATGAATCCAGAGCCAGAAGTCAGTATTTACCAGCTTCAGCCAGGTAAATTGTAATTTATAAAGTCTATAGTGGCTTTGCAATTTCACACAGTTCAATTGCAGAGTAAATGGAGAAGAAGGGgacacgccccccccctccccagtgtgaGTGTGTACAACATTCATGTGGAAAAGTGAAGGGGCTGGAGCCCACGCTATTGGGCTGGTGTCCTCAGAAGTCTGTTGCCTGCACACataggcggggtgtgtgtgtgtgtctgcagctgggcctggggagggcagaggtgGTTCTGCGGGGAACAGTGCCTGGGGAAAGACGGGCAATGCATCTCCGTGCATCAAAGCCACAGAGGGATAACAGCCCTGGCTGTTCTTCCGCTCCTCCGCCCTTTCCCGGCCAGCTTTCCGCCCGCAAGGCAAGGTGCTTCCGAAGGGAAAGTACGGCAGTACGGGAGAGGGGCTGGCTTATCAGCCTGGCACAACACAACCCTGTCTCTTtgcaagcagtggggggggggggggagccgatCACAAAAGATGGTGGAGGGAAGGGTGAGGCGACTGACTGCTGTCAGCCAGGATAGCAAAGAGCCCGGCCGCAAACAAACTGAACTGCAGCGCTGAGGCTGCGCGGGCCGAGGCAGCCGCCTCTGCCGCTTCCTGCTTACAGGCTTCCGGGAGGTTTGGGCTGCCCCTGGCTAGAGGTGGAAAAGGGGACTCTGCAGACCCCTGCTCTGAGCCAACGGGGTCGTGGCTGTGTCCGGTCATTCTTGCAGACGTTCAACCCTCCCCGGCCAGTTAATTTTCATCCTACCCTTCCTTTTAGGAGCTAAAGGTGGCCGTGGCATCCACAGCTCGCCAAGCCCccattttatggttgttgtgggttttccgggctgtattgccgtggtcttggcattgtagttcctgacgtttcgccagcagctgtggctggcatcttcagaggtgtagcaccaaaaggcagagatctctcagtgtcaggcgaaacgtcaggaactacaatgccaagaccacggcaatacagcccggaaaacccacaacaaccatcgttctccggccgtgaaagccttcgacaatacatcacccattttattttcacaacaaccctgtgaggtaggtgagactgAGGGAACgtggttggcccaaggtcacccagcgagcttcatgAGTGGGTGGGGATTTGGTGCCCAATCACCCAAATCCCGATCTGGCACTCTACCTAGCTCAGATTGGTAAAAACCGGCAAAGAGACcagaggcactctgcacatgtacaGAGTTACCCTCTGTCGCCACATATTGCAAAGCTAAGCCCAGCAGTTCAAAAcaggcccctttccccctgtGCCCTCTTTAGAAGGAGAGGTACATCTAAGCTGTTTCACAGAAGGGTTCAAGTCCCGGAAGACTGATGTGTTTCTCTAACACCAGCTCTGCCCTGGGCAACAGGCTTCTTTCTCACCTTAATGTGTCATCTTTCTGCTTGCCCCGTGTCGGGTCTGTTGTGCTTCCCCTCGAAAGCTCCTTATTACATTAGCTCAGCCGGGCGTGTCTCTCCCTCGACCCTGCCATTGCCGTCTGAGGTGGACTTCCTTGGCTAAATCTATGCCGCTTAGAAAGCCACCTTATCCAACGATCTTGGCTGTAGCACCGATGCCAGAGCTCAAGGCTGATTTATTCTAGTATGCAACCCAGGGATGCAATATTTAAAAGGACATTTTCATGGAACTCACGCTGGATAAAAGAGAAGGCCAGTTAAAGCTGACAAAAAACAAACCCAGCAGACCAGTTGCCAGAGACGATAAATTCAGCGGCAGGCCCTGAATAGAGCTGTACAGAGATGTCAAggtttttttcacttcttttcatTTGTATGTTTTGTCAGGAAGTCCATTTTTGGCCTATCTATTTTCTTTGGCAAGCttcccattttcatttttttttaatgccgtTGATGGAAAAGTCAGACCTTCATGGCAATATTTCATTCATACTTAGTTATGAAAAATCACGAGAGAAACATGAACTTTAGAATCTAACtagatttgtcatgaaatttggtAATATCCTTACCCTTGAGCATGAAGACAAGAAAGTCGTCCCTCCTTCTGAGGTACAGAGCTGAGCAGGTTTGATGAATTTCTTGGGGCGTTAGTGCCAAGGTATAGGGGCCACTATCAAAAGGCCCTGCTCCTTGTGACCTCTGCTTTGGCTTCACATAGGAAGGCCTGATTTTGGAACAGACATACCTGAAAGGGTCTCAGGGTCTGAAAGCAGGACTGGTAAAAGGAACAGTGCTGCTCACAAAAGTCTCCTGGACCCCACCTTTTAGGGCttaaaagctccccccccccccacacacataataTTActcctggaaaccaattgggAGAGCTGAGGCCATTCTTTCAATCCTTTATTTGCTCCCCCGTGCTAAGAAGCAATCCTTTGCACAAAATatcaagatgggtggccgtgttagtctgtctgtagcagtagaaaagagaaagagtccagtagcacttatgagactaacacaatttgtggtagggtaggcgctttcgtgagtcacagctcacttcttcagatacagctggaatgCGAGtccgtccttatatcttggagagtggagtgattgcagaagccgaatgataatagcctctgcatacctcacccaccttccctccccgcaccccacacccccagtgacccctgctccatgcccagaagatgggaaaacaccgtcaggatccctagccaaactggcctgggggaaatggctacctgaccccaaggtggcgattgtccttaccctgagcatgtagggctgccaggtccaggctgggaaattcctggagattttaggggtggggcctggagagggtgtggtttggggaggggaggggcctcagcagggtatgatgccacagagtccaccctccaaggcagacattttctccaggggaactgatctctatggtctggagatcagttgtaactccaggagatctccagctaccacctggaggctggcatgtaagaaggggccacgagaactaagcactgatgcaacccttcctgccctcccgctCACGATCTGTTTGTGTTCTGCACTTGCTGTCCAATGTGTGAGATGTAgaagggggggggtcctttaTTGACTCGGCTTCAGGTCTGCTCCTGCCTCTGCTCCTTCCAACTGCCTTCCTGTCATTACCTCCCATCCTGTAAGCAAACGCAGCTCTCCTGAGAAAATGGAACCAGGAAATCTGGTCCTGCCTGGAAGAGGGAGAGCAACACCAATCAGAGCCCTCGAGGGCCGCCTTCCGCCTTCCGCCTAGGATCAGCCCCTGAGCTCTGCACCCAAGGCCCTGTGGAAGGTGCCCTGCCTGCCAGAGTGGGGTGGACGGCCATGAAGGACAGGGCCTTTTGGGTGGCAGCACCGCGCCCTCCCTGCCTGTCCTTGACTTTGGGGCGCCAGGGAAGGTGTTGCTGTTCTCGCAGGCATTTCACATCCAGTAGTAATTgcagatagggttaccaactccgggttgggaaattcctggagatttgggggtggagcctggggggggggtagaatttAGGGAAGgtcctcagcaggatataatcccgcggagccccccccctccaaagcagcagttttctccagcGAACTGATATCTGTAATCTGGAGGTTGGTTTTAATCCCAGGGGACCTTCAGGCTCCATCTGACAGCCTCAATTGCAGAGAGAAGCTGGCTGTTACTCTATTGTATTTATTAGacttctcttccgccctccccgacaagcgggctcagggtggattatgtcatttaaaacacaattcaTACAATTTCCataatcatttaaaaacattataaaatctcAGTCCGTTATGGTATAAAATATAATGAATAATTTCCAGATGGCAGCAATTTTTGCTCGGCTAATTAAAATGGGTGGTGGGCAGATCTAATGGCAGGTTCATTTCATTCACTCTTCCTCCTACAGGGCCGATGAAGGCCCGGCCCAACCTCatccatacgcctggcagaacatctccgtctttgCAGCAGAATAAAGCAgaagtttggtgtggtggttaagagcggcaggactctaatccggagagctgggtttgattctccagtcctctgcttgaagccagcggggagaccttgggtcagccacagctctctcagagctctctcatccccacccacctcacaaggtgtctgttgtggagataataatactttgttaactgttctgagtggacattaagttgtcctgaagggcggtatataaattgaatgttgtattgtcgaaggctttcacggccggagaacgatggttgttgtgggttttccgggctgtattgccgtggtcttggcattgtagttcctgccgtttcgaatgttgttgttattataagtgCAAcagtgccttaaagactaacagaattcATTCCAGCAGAAACGTTGGGGAAGTCCCATAAACCTTAGCAGCCCCCTTGGCTGGCCTTTACACTTGCCATGTTGTTCAGATTCCCTGGGCATCAGCTCGGTTTGGTTGCTCTGTTTATTGAGGCTTTCAGGCTATTCTTTGATCCTAGGTTTTATTGGTGTTTTATGATAGTTATCATTATGTTGCGAGCTACCTATCatattatattaaataaataaggaaatagCTTTTGCTGCCAAACAGGTGTCCTTTAATGTCATGCAGAGCTTTCACCTGTATTTATTGGCTGCTGGCCTGGGTTGTGGAGTTGCAAAAGAAAAGACTCTGTGTTGGGCTATTCCAGTGTCCCTGACCATGAAGGATAGAGGGCctttggaaaaaatatatataaagccAAGATGTTTATAGTTTTGTGCCAGTAGCCAGAATTTGCCGCATTCTGCACaactgaataataataaaatagcaaAAATAACTGCACTTagataccactcttctagatagatcagtgccccactcagaacagcgAACGAAGCCAGAGTTCTGATTATCCCGCAATACAGCGGGGGAGTTGTGCTTAGAGGAGTGGCTCACaaaaggccacctgttgagctcatggcagtagtgggagtcgaaccagcggaGCGCTCATTTGCAGTCCAACCATATAACCACTATCTTACAGTGGCTCTCGTAACTTATATATTGCTTATAcgttgctcttctagacagatgagagCCCACTCAGGGCAATGGACAAGGTCATTATTttacccacaatacagctggagagctgggctgtgaggagtggctgacccaattCTGCCTGCTGAGctggtggcagtagtgggatctgaaccagcagagtacagaTTCACAACCGAACCACTTAACCCCTTTGCTGCAGCAGCACAGATCTGCTTGAGATTCCGCCACAGTTTGACTACCTGGAGACCACCTGATCACACAGAGTTGTTCCTCTCTTCTCTCTAGGTCATGCAGCACCTGAGACAGGATGGAGCCGCCCCAGGAGGTCACCCCAGGGACCAACGTTTCCTTCTACCAGCCTTCCGTTCTCCTCATGACCGGCATCCCTGGCCTGGGCAAGACCCACCACAGACTGGTCTCCATCCCCTTCTGCTTGTTTTACCTGACTGCCTTCGCAGGGAACTGCACCATCCTCTTCATCATCAAGAGGACGCCGAGTCTCCACGAGCCGATGCACTACTTCCTCTCCATGCTGGCTGTTGTGGATCTGGGCATGGCGATGTGCACTCTCCCTACCACGCTGGGCATCTTCTGGTTTGACATCAGGGCCATCGGATTCGACGCCTGCCTCGCCCAGATGTACTTCATCCACATCTTCTCTGTGCTGGAGTCCTCTGTGCTGCTGTCCATGGCCTTTGACCGCTTCGTCGCCATTTCGCTGCCTCTGCGGTACAGAGCCATCCTGACCAAGGCCACCATCGCCAAGATAGGCCTGGCCATGTTGGTGAGAGCTGTGGTCTCCCTCCTGCCCATCCCTTTTCTACTCAAGAGACTTTCGTACTGCGATAACAACACCCTCTATCACTCGTTCTGCTTCCATCCAGACGTGATGAAACTGGCATGTGAGGATGACATTAGCGTCAACGTTTCGTACGGTTTGGCTGTCATTCTCTTGACCGCTGGCATAGATTCCATCTTCATTGTGCTCTCTTACTTCCTGATTATCAGAACCATCGTCCACCTGGGTGCCCAAGGAAAGTGTTGGAAGACCCTGAATACTTGTGCCTCTCACATCTGCGCTGTGTTCATTTTCTTCATTCCGATGATTGGCCTATCCATTATTCACAGATTTGGCAAGAATTTCCCCCCGATTGTAAGCACCGTGGTTGCCTACGTCTACCTCATCGTTCCCCCTGCTTTGAACCCTATCATATACAGCATCAAATCCAAGCCAATCCGGAAAGCTATTTGGAGGAtgttgctttggaagatggataCTGTCTGAAACAGGGATACTATATCTCTCCAGGGAGCCTGAATCAAACCAGTAAGGGTTTCCGTCCAGCACGACTTTGGTTTCGTTGCATGATAAAACTGTTATGGATTAGGGCGATGCTTGTTCACTGACTGGGATGGTGTCCTGTATTGGCGTTCTGCTTTGCTGGATGGAACAGGGGTTAGTCTAAATTTTGGCACTTTGCTACCTtcaggttgattcagtggaagaCTGATGTTTCTGTGGTGGGCTGCTGAGGCCAAATCATATCCAGAGAGGAAGGAACGGGGAATCTCGGAGTGAAGAGCAGAGCTCATCCCCTTCTTGTCCGCCCAAAGACAATGAGGTTGTCTGTGGCAGCCGAATAATCCAGCTGCCAGGGGCAAGAGGTCTGAGACTTTCTTCAGAAGCAAACCAAGCCAGAAGCACCTGCATCTAGGCCTGCATCCACCCAAGACGTACCTCAGCCTGCCAAGCCCCTGGGCTCTGGGTTGGCGGGAGCAATCCTCTCCTTGTATACTCTTCTGAGGCTGGCTAAGAGCTGTGCCCTGGGAGGGCATCTCAGGATAGGCGAGCCCCGGACGAAGGGGGCTGCACTGTGGTTTTCTTTCCCCAGCTATGGCAGTAATTGCAGCCAGATACTCCTGATGGCTTGACTTGCACCAGtcaagggagccagtttggtgtagtagttaagagcgcgggactcttatctggagagccaggtttgattccccactcctccacttgaagccagctgggtgaccttgtgtcagtcacagctctctcagagctctctcagccccacccaccccacagggtgtctgttgtggggataatgataacatactttgtaaaccgctctgagtgggcattacgttgtcctgaagggcagtatataaatcgaatgttgttattattattaccttggAGTTAGTTTCGTTTTTTTTAAGGTTCTGTTTCCTCATTGGTGTTTTCATATGGGTtcattttgttattgtttctttggTATTGTTTCATTTTCCTATTTCTGTTCTTTCATTATTTCCTCTTGGTTTCAGTGGAAGACACCCTCCCTTTCCTCAGGCCCGCCTCTTTTATAGTTTTCCATCCAAACTAGGACAAAACTCAGGGGGCCTGTTGTATTCCCCAGGGATACCCACAtcgccaaatttcagacagaatAAAAGCAACAAAAGGCATCCATGTTTAATATTACAGTATGTGGGAGAATTGACTGGAAGGGCTCGAGGCAGTAACACGGACCGCCCCGCAGTCccttagcttgaagaacagcagCACGAGGAAGAGGCAGACCGGCAAGGCAAGGGCATTGGGTGGCACAAGTAGGGTAAGTATTCgggcaggtgggcaggcaggaggaggaggacctTGAGGTAGGTTGCTCGGATGGGAGAGGGGAGGTTTGGAGAGCAGCAGGCAAGCAAAGGAGCACGGACTGCAAGGGGGAatttggcacagcaggcaggcatAGGGGAAGAGACAGGCAGGCAAAGTCCCCCCTCATACCCTTTAGGACTGGAATACCTCTGTCAGGGATGTAATGCTAGTGGCTGC
The DNA window shown above is from Eublepharis macularius isolate TG4126 chromosome 3, MPM_Emac_v1.0, whole genome shotgun sequence and carries:
- the LOC129326027 gene encoding olfactory receptor 51G2-like; its protein translation is MEPPQEVTPGTNVSFYQPSVLLMTGIPGLGKTHHRLVSIPFCLFYLTAFAGNCTILFIIKRTPSLHEPMHYFLSMLAVVDLGMAMCTLPTTLGIFWFDIRAIGFDACLAQMYFIHIFSVLESSVLLSMAFDRFVAISLPLRYRAILTKATIAKIGLAMLVRAVVSLLPIPFLLKRLSYCDNNTLYHSFCFHPDVMKLACEDDISVNVSYGLAVILLTAGIDSIFIVLSYFLIIRTIVHLGAQGKCWKTLNTCASHICAVFIFFIPMIGLSIIHRFGKNFPPIVSTVVAYVYLIVPPALNPIIYSIKSKPIRKAIWRMLLWKMDTV